Proteins co-encoded in one Epinephelus moara isolate mb chromosome 13, YSFRI_EMoa_1.0, whole genome shotgun sequence genomic window:
- the slc16a3b gene encoding monocarboxylate transporter 4, with translation MGGAVVDDGPPGVKAPDGGWGWAVLVGCFVITGFSYAFPKAVSVFFKELIREFDVGYSDTAWISSILLAMLYGTGPLCSVLVNRFGCRPVMMVGGLFASLGMILASFATSIIHIYLCTGVITGLGLALNFQPSLIMLNRYFSEKRPLANGLAAAGSPVALCCLSPLGQVLQYQYGWRGGFLILGGILLNCCACGSLMRPLLPPKRAQELENGSPIAAEEKKLQPKRKLLDFSVFSDRGFVIYTLAASVMVLGLFVPPVFVVSYAKSLGYEDTKSALLLTILGFVDMFARPASGLIAGMKWVRPRSVYLFSFAMIFNGCTDLIGSQATDYSGLVVFCIFFGMSYGMVGALQFEVLMAIVGTEKFSSAIGLVLLMEAIAVLVGPPGAGRLLDATNQYMYVFLLAGCEVTLSAFIIAIGNFLCISKKNEDPQAKMEMAVTASEKEELNCRVEGEDDHEDKEEPKETENGNINALKVGEEATMVTEMVEKVGDENTAL, from the exons ATGGGAGGAGCAGTGGTGGACGATGGACCTCCCGGGGTGAAGGCACCAGATGGCGGCTGGGGTTGGGCAGTGTTGGTTGGCTGCTTCGTCATCACTGGCTTCTCCTACGCTTTCCCCAAAGCTGTCAGCGTGTTCTTCAAGGAGCTGATCCGAGAGTTTGACGTCGGCTACAGTGACACTGCCTGGATCTCATCAATACTGCTTGCCATGCTGTATGGCACAG GCCCTTTGTGCAGTGTGTTGGTAAACAGGTTTGGCTGTCGGCCAGTGATGATGGTTGGAGGGCTCTTTGCCTCACTGGGAATGATTCTGGCCTCCTTTGCCACCAGCATCATACACATTTACCTCTGTACTGGAGTCATCACAG GTCTTGGTCTGGCGTTAAACTTCCAGCCGTCTCTTATAATGCTGAACCGCTACTTCAGTGAGAAACGTCCTCTAGCCAATGGCTTGGCAGCAGCGGGTAGCCCTGTGGCACTGTGCTGTCTCTCCCCACTGGGACAGGTTCTCCAGTACCAGTATGGCTGGAGGGGTGGGTTCCTCATACTGGGAGGCATACTGCTTAACTGCTGTGCCTGTGGTTCCCTCATGAGGCCCCTGTTGCCCCCTAAGAGGGCTCAAGAGCTGGAGAATGGCTCTCCCATAGCTGCTGAGGAGAAGAAGCTCCAGCCAAAGAGGAAACTGTTGGATTTTAGTGTGTTCAGTGACAGAGGTTTTGTCATCTATACCCTTGCTGCGTCTGTTATGGTGCTGGGCTTGTTTGTGCCCCCTGTGTTTGTGGTCAGCTATGCTAAAAGCCTTGGCTATGAAGACACTAAGTCTGCACTGCTGCTCACCATCTTGGGATTTGTTGATATGTTTGCTCGGCCTGCATCAGGACTCATAGCAGGCATGAAGTGGGTACGACCCAGAAGTGTCTACCTGTTCAGCTTTGCTATGATCTTCAACGGGTGCACCGACCTCATAGGATCAcag GCGACTGATTATTCAGGTCTGGTGGTCTTCTGTATCTTCTTTGGCATGTCATATGGCATGGTGGGAGCACTACAGTTCGAGGTCCTCATGGCTATCGTAGGGACAGAGAAGTTCTCCAGCGCCATCGGTCTGGTGCTGCTGATGGAAGCTATTGCTGTACTGGTGGGACCTCCTGGAGCAG GTCGCCTCTTGGATGCTACCAATCAGTACATGTACGTCTTTCTGTTGGCGGgctgtgaggtcacactgtcAGCCTTTATCATCGCCATTGGTAACTTCCTCTGCATTAGCAAGAAGAATGAAGATCCACAGGCTAAGATGGAGATGGCTGTCACTGCCTCAGAGAAGGAGGAGCTGAACTGTAGGGTGGAAGGTGAGGATGATCATGAAGACAAAGAGGAGCCAAAGGAAACAGAAAATGGAAACATCAATGCTTTGAAAGTAGGGGAGGAGGCGACGATGGTGACGGAGATGGTGGAGAAGGTTGGAGACGAGAACACAGCATTATGA